The Peribacillus simplex genome contains a region encoding:
- the trmFO gene encoding FADH(2)-oxidizing methylenetetrahydrofolate--tRNA-(uracil(54)-C(5))-methyltransferase TrmFO — MKETKVSVIGAGLAGSEAAWQLAKRGIKVDLYEMRPVKQTPAHHTDKFAELVCSNSLRANTLTNAVGVLKEEMRILDSVIMSAADACAVPAGGALAVDRHEFAGLVTERVKNHPNVTVINEEVTEIPEGPTVIATGPLTSQSLSDSLKQIMDEEYLYFYDAAAPILEKDSINMDKVYLKSRYDKGEAAYLNCPMTEEEFDRFYEALIAAETVPLKEFEKEIFFEGCMPIEVMASRGKKTMLFGPLKPVGLEDPKTGKRPFAVVQLRQDDAAGTLYNIVGFQTHLKWGPQKEVLQLIPGLENAEIVRYGVMHRNTFINSPNVLKPTYQFKNRDDLFFAGQMTGVEGYVESAASGLVAGINAARIVQGLEPIIFPAETTMGSMARYITSTNGKSFQPMNANFGLLPDLEVRIKSKKERNETHAKRALDTIQNFVKNL; from the coding sequence ATGAAAGAAACAAAAGTAAGTGTAATCGGTGCTGGGCTTGCTGGAAGTGAAGCGGCGTGGCAGTTAGCTAAAAGAGGAATTAAAGTCGATCTATATGAAATGCGCCCCGTAAAACAAACGCCAGCCCATCATACCGATAAATTCGCTGAACTTGTTTGTTCCAATTCACTTCGGGCAAATACTTTAACAAATGCAGTTGGTGTATTAAAAGAAGAAATGCGTATACTGGATTCGGTCATCATGTCCGCAGCAGATGCTTGTGCTGTACCGGCTGGCGGTGCATTAGCTGTTGATCGTCATGAATTTGCCGGTCTTGTTACGGAAAGGGTCAAAAATCATCCAAATGTGACGGTCATTAATGAAGAAGTGACGGAAATTCCGGAAGGTCCTACCGTCATTGCAACCGGTCCGCTTACAAGTCAGTCACTATCAGACAGCTTAAAGCAAATCATGGATGAAGAATACTTGTACTTCTATGATGCCGCAGCGCCAATTCTTGAAAAAGACAGCATCAACATGGATAAAGTATATTTGAAATCCCGTTATGATAAAGGGGAAGCAGCTTATTTAAACTGTCCGATGACGGAAGAAGAGTTTGACCGCTTTTATGAAGCATTGATCGCTGCTGAAACAGTACCACTTAAAGAATTCGAAAAGGAAATCTTTTTTGAAGGCTGCATGCCCATTGAAGTGATGGCATCACGTGGGAAGAAAACGATGTTATTTGGTCCATTGAAGCCAGTTGGCTTAGAAGATCCAAAAACGGGAAAACGTCCTTTTGCTGTAGTTCAATTGCGTCAAGATGATGCGGCAGGAACACTTTACAATATTGTTGGTTTTCAGACACATTTGAAGTGGGGGCCACAAAAAGAAGTATTGCAGCTCATACCTGGATTGGAAAATGCGGAAATTGTGCGTTATGGAGTCATGCATCGAAACACTTTCATAAACTCACCTAATGTATTGAAGCCTACGTACCAATTCAAGAATCGGGATGATTTATTCTTTGCTGGTCAGATGACTGGTGTCGAAGGGTATGTAGAGTCTGCTGCATCAGGACTTGTTGCAGGTATCAATGCTGCAAGGATCGTCCAAGGATTGGAGCCAATCATATTCCCTGCGGAGACGACGATGGGCAGCATGGCAAGGTACATAACGTCGACGAATGGTAAAAGCTTCCAACCGATGAATGCCAATTTTGGATTGCTTCCAGACCTGGAAGTGAGAATCAAATCCAAAAAAGAGCGGAACGAAACGCATGCTAAACGCGCTTTGGACACAATTCAGAACTTTGTGAAAAATTTGTAA